In Pyrus communis chromosome 1, drPyrComm1.1, whole genome shotgun sequence, the following are encoded in one genomic region:
- the LOC137747354 gene encoding large ribosomal subunit protein eL37x-like, which translates to MGKGTGSFGKRRNKTHTLCVRCGRRSFHLQKSRCSACAYPAARLRKYNWSEKALRRKTTGTGRMRYLRNVPRRFKSGFLEGTQAAPRRKGAAAASS; encoded by the exons ATG GGCAAAGGAACAGGAAGTTTTGgaaagaggaggaacaagacGCACACACTCTGTGTGCGGTGCGGCCGCCGCAGTTTTCACCTTCAGAAGAGCCGCTGCTCCGCCTGCGCCTACCCTGCTGCCCGCCTCAGGAAAT ACAACTGGAGTGAGAAGGCGCTGCGCCGAAAGACGACGGGAACCGGGCGGATGAGGTACCTGAGGAATGTGCCGAGGAGGTTCAAGAGCGGCTTCCTGGAAGGTACTCAGGCTGCTCCGAGGAGAAAgggtgctgctgctgcttcctcATAA
- the LOC137747343 gene encoding GTP-binding protein At2g22870-like → MVLLHLPRTHISLYTHFSLFAKPKTPTFATATTLPPVLTSALFSAPKSTLSASEPIPISQIPEPQMETPKEFETHIEIPLEKLFVPPETEVSYTNTGALSTRILKGSNILLSKYARNAQVDQAEFVKSSVRTEDCPSDGLPEFALVGRSNVGKSSLLNSLVRRKRLALTSKKPGKTQCINHFRINDSWFLVDLPGYGYAAAPQELRTDWVKFTKDYFLNRSTLVSVFLLIDASIPAKKIDLEYASWLGQNQIPMTLIFTKCDKRKKKRHGGKKAEENVQDFQELISGFFERVPPWIMTSSLTNQGRDEMLLHMAQLRNYWLKH, encoded by the exons ATGGTTCTGCTTCACCTTCCAAGAACCCATATATCTCTCTACACCCATTTCTCCCTCTTcgcaaaacccaaaaccccaacCTTCGCCACCGCCACAACTCTCCCCCCAGTCCTCACCTCCGCCCTCTTCTCCGCCCCCAAATCCACCCTCTCAGCCTCCGAACCCATACCCATTTCCCAAATCCCGGAACCCCAAATGGAAACCCCCAAGGAATTCGAAACCCACATCGAAATTCCGCTCGAGAAGCTCTTCGTGCCACCGGAAACTGAGGTCTCGTATACCAACACCGGTGCTCTGAGCACCCGAATCTTGAAAGGGTCCAATATTCTGCTCAGCAAGTACGCCAGGAACGCTCAGGTGGACCAGGCCGAGTTCGTGAAGAGCAGTGTGAGGACTGAGGATTGCCCCTCTGATGGTCTCCCGGAGTTTGCTCTCGTGGGTCGGTCCAATGTCGGCAAGTCCTCGCTGCTCAACTCGCTTGTGCGGCGGAAGCGGCTCGCTTTGACGTCCAAGAAACCTG GGAAAACACAATGTATCAATCATTTTCGGATCAATGATAGCTGGTTCCTGGTGGATTTACCCGGCTACGG GTACGCTGCTGCACCACAGGAACTTAGAACCGATTGGGTGAAGTTTACTAAAGACTACTTCCTGAATAGGTCGACATTAGTTTCGGTTTTCCTTCTCATTGATGCCAGCATTCCTGCCAAAAAAATTGATCTGGAATACGCTAGTTGGCTGGGCCAGAATCAG ATTCCTATGACTTTGATATTCACCAAATGTGACAAGCGGAAAAAGAAGAGGCATGGAGGGAAGAAAGCTGAAGAGAATGTGCAGGATTTTCAGGAGTTAATAAGCGGCTTCTTCGAGAGAGTGCCGCCGTGGATTATGACGAGCAGCCTGACCAATCAGGGTCGTGATGAGATGTTACTGCATATGGCTCAGCTGCGGAACTACTGGCTGAAGCACTAG
- the LOC137744819 gene encoding indole-3-pyruvate monooxygenase YUCCA6-like, giving the protein MSMDYYNTRELQGKQSHDPYYFIDKMSNKSSLSSSSSSSASSPPPSPSSRLVVCVPGPVIVGAGPSGLATAACLKLKGVPSVILERSNCIASLWQLKTYDRLRLHLPKQFCELPFMPFPNDFPTYPTKQQFIQYLEDYATKYDIRPQFNETVASAQFDPTLGFWRVRTTGVKGGDEMEYVCRWLIAATGENAEAVVPKLEGMTEFKGPIRHTSLYKSGEEFRENKVLVVGCGNSGMEVCLDLCNHNARPSLVVRDTVHVLPREMLGKSTFGLSMWLLKWLPMRLVDRFLLVASRLLLGNTSRLGLDRPKLGPLELKNLSGKTPVLDVGTLAKIKSGDVEVCPAIKRLKPHAIEFIDGRTEKFDAIVLATGYRSNVPIWLKESDMFSKEDGLPRMPFPNGWKGECGLYAVGFTKRGLLGASMDAKRIAEDIERCWKAEAKHCTPFKASLFPLSSSSSPSL; this is encoded by the exons ATGTCCATGGACTACTACAACACAAGAGAATTACAAGGCAAGCAATCCCATGATCCTTATTATTTCATTGACAAAATGAGCAACAAGTCTTCCTTGTCTTCGTCCTCGTCCTCGTCAGCATCATCGCCACCACCATCACCGTCGTCTAGACTCGTAGTGTGTGTTCCGGGGCCGGTCATCGTAGGTGCAGGGCCATCAGGGCTTGCAACCGCCGCATGTCTCAAGTTAAAAGGTGTACCGAGTGTGATCCTGGAGAGATCCAATTGCATAGCCTCCTTATGGCAGCTCAAGACCTACGACCGCCTTCGCCTTCACTTGCCGAAGCAATTTTGTGAGCTACCCTTCATGCCTTTCCCCAATGATTTCCCAACTTACCCTACAAAGCAACAATTCATTCAATACCTTGAAGATTATGCTACCAAGTATGACATTAGGCCACAGTTCAATGAGACCGTGGCCAGTGCCCAGTTTGATCCCACGCTCGGGTTTTGGCGTGTGCGGACAACGGGAGTGAAAGGTGGTGATGAGATGGAGTATGTGTGCCGGTGGTTGATTGCCGCCACGGGTGAGAATGCAGAGGCGGTGGTGCCGAAGCTTGAGGGAATGACAGAATTTAAAGGGCCTATAAGGCACACAAGTTTGTACAAGAGTGGTGAAGAGTTTAGAGAGAATAAAGTTTTGGTTGTTGGTTGTGGAAATTCAGGCATGGAGGTGTGCTTGGATCTATGTAATCATAATGCTAGGCCTTCTCTTGTGGTCAGAGATACA gTACATGTCTTACCAAGAGAGATGCTTGGAAAATCAACGTTTGGGCTGTCCATGTGGTTGCTCAAGTGGCTGCCCATGCGACTTGTGGATCGGTTCTTGCTGGTTGCGTCTCGGCTGCTTCTCGGCAATACCTCTCGACTCGGATTAGACCGACCGAAATTGGGTCCCTTGGAGCTCAAGAACTTGTCTGGAAAGACCCCTGTCTTAGACGTTGGTACACTAGCAAAGATCAAAAGTGGAGACGTTGAG GTATGTCCAGCCATCAAGAGGTTAAAACCTCACGCTATAGAATTCATTGATGGACGAACGGAGAAATTTGATGCCATTGTCTTAGCAACAGGTTACAGAAGCAATGTGCCCATTTGGCTAAAG GAGAGTGATATGTTTTCAAAGGAAGATGGGTTGCCTAGAATGCCATTTCCAAATGGTTGGAAAGGTGAATGTGGGTTATATGCAGTGGGGTTTACCAAACGTGGACTACTTGGTGCCTCAATGGATGCCAAAAGAATTGCTGAAGATATTGAACGGTGTTGGAAAGCTGAGGCAAAGCATTGTACTCCCTTTAAAGCCTCACTTTTCCcactatcatcatcatcatcaccatcattatga
- the LOC137739091 gene encoding proline-rich receptor-like protein kinase PERK3, whose protein sequence is MSSPPRSLPPAASPVTTPPPLTPSFPPLLPPLLPSPFPQPLMPPLPQIAPSSPISTPPTLPPMNNSVPPVSSPPLPPLTSPPPSRVTPPPPPSATSPPPPTLVTSSPPLHSPPPSLVTSSPPPPSPPLTPLPSTPSLPPPSPPLPPPPHVSPPIIPSTAPPPPALSTPTPPAPTTPTTQTPPLASPTNDSPPPALPPPLASTLQPSPSNNNSIFPPPTTLPMPPQSMLHPPLSSSLPTTLQVHNLRTNKSTALIAGSCAVGGLVAVALLLAILFLCYNRWRSKNNSALLADPHKTPPSATKDVLLPGVHVISVLSSFNIPQSPISHNAGSASIKSRYQFPHPPQTQRPAGSPFDFSNGIFTYDQIVVATNGFSEANLLGQGGFGYVHKGVLPSGKEVAVKQSKTGSRQGEREFQAEVDIISRVHHKHLVSLVGYCTTGVDRLLVYEFVPNNTLEFHLHGEGQPVLEWEIRLRIATGSAKGLAYLHEDCNPKIIHRDIKASNILLDHNFEAKVSDFGLAKSFSDTNTHMTHFSTRVVGTFGYLAPEYASSGKVTDKSDVYSYGVVLLELITGRRPISTSESIRNKGLVQWARPLLTQALEDGDFDALTDPRLEKNYKKNEMARMVACASACVRHSAWLRPRMSQVVHALEGVASLTELHEGITPGNSTLHNGFENAYLDISRYSETTSEFGLNPSGSSSKGQRTVWS, encoded by the exons ATGTCTTCGCCGCCACGGTCACTGCCTCCTGCTGCTTCTCCTGTTACCACTCCACCTCCATTGACACCGTCATTTCCTCCACTTCTGCCGCCATTGTTGCCGTCACCATTTCCACAACCGTTGATGCCACCATTGCCACAAATAGCACCATCCTCACCCATTAGTACTCCTCCTACTCTGCCGCCTATGAACAACTCTGTCCCTCCTGTTTCCTCACCACCACTGCCTCCTCTAACATCTCCGCCACCATCTAGGGTCACTCCTCCACCACCGCCTTCAGCAActtctcctccaccaccaaCACTGGTCACCTCTTCACCTCCACTGcattcaccaccaccatcactagTGACCTCTTCCCCTCCACCACCTTCGCCACCGCTAACTCCACTGCCATCAACACCTTCTCTTccgccaccatcaccacctttaccaccaccaccacatgtTTCCCCTCCTATAATCCCATCAACCGCTCCGCCACCACCTGCATTGTCAACTCCTACTCCACCAGCCCCCACCACCCCCACCACTCAAACACCACCATTAGCGAGTCCAACCAACGACTCTCCACCACCTGCATTGCCTCCCCCATTGGCCAGCACTCTGCAGCCATCTCCCTCCAACAATAACTCCATATTCCCACCTCCAACCACATTGCCAATGCCGCCTCAGTCAATGCTACATCCACCATTATCCTCATCCCTGCCAACCACCTTGCAAGTCCACAACCTAAGAACAAACAAGAGCACAGCTCTCATAGCCGGATCATGCGCCGTTGGTGGACTTGTCGCCGTCGCTCTCCTCCTTGCCATTCTGTTTCTCTGTTACAATCGTTGGCGGAGCAAAAACAACAGTGCCCTTTTGGCGGATCCCCATAAAACACCACCATCCGCCACAAAAG ATGTTCTTCTACCAGGAGTCCATGTTATCAGTGTGCTATCCAGCTTCAACATCCCACAATCTCCAATAAGCCACAATGCCGGCTCTGCTTCGATCAAATCCAGATATCAGTTTCCACATCCGCCTCAAACTCAAAGGCCAGCTGGATCGCCCTTCGATTTCTCAAATGGGATTTTCACATATGATCAAATAGTGGTGGCAACCAATGGCTTTTCTGAAGCCAACCTTCTTGGACAAGGCGGCTTTGGGTATGTTCacaagggagtgcttccaagtggaaaagaagttgcaGTCAAGCAGTCGAAGACAGGAAGCCGGCAAGGGGAGCGAGAATTTCAGGCCGAGGTTGACATCATTAGCCGGGTTCATCACAAGCATCTGGTTTCTTTGGTTGGATACTGCACAACCGGGGTTGATAGGTTGCTTGTTTATGAGTTTGTTCCAAACAACACCTTGGAATTCCACTTACACG GAGAAGGGCAGCCTGTTCTGGAGTGGGAAATCAGACTCAGAATTGCTACTGGATCAGCAAAAGGACTCGCATATCTCCACGAAGATT GCAATCCAAAAATCATTCATCGCGACATCAAAGCGTCTAATATTCTTCTGGATCATAACTTTGAAGCAAAG GTTTCTGACTTTGGACTAGCCAAATCTTTCTCTGATACCAACACTCACATGACTCACTTTTCGACACGAGTAGTGGGAACATTTGG GTACCTGGCTCCAGAATACGCATCGAGCGGTAAGGTAACAGACAAATCAGACGTGTATTCATATGGGGTTGTACTTCTAGAACTGATCACTGGACGCCGTCCTATCAGTACTTCAGAATCCATAAGGAACAAGGGCCTAGTGCAGTGG GCCAGGCCATTGCTCACTCAAGCGCTGGAAGATGGCGATTTTGATGCACTTACTGATCCAAGATTGGAGAAAAACTACAAGAAGAATGAGATGGCTCGAATGGTTGCTTGTGCCTCTGCTTGCGTACGGCATTCAGCATGGCTTCGACCGCGAATGAGCCAA GTAGTCCACGCTTTAGAAGGAGTCGCTTCCTTGACGGAGCTTCATGAAGGAATCACACCAGGAAACAGCACATTACACAATGGCTTTGAGAATGCATACCTCGATATCAGTAGGTACAGTGAAACTACCAG
- the LOC137739073 gene encoding beta-adaptin-like protein A — MAPPGQSQRSSSPSQPAGKGEVADVKTQLRNLAGSRAPGVDDSKRELFKKVISYMTIGIDVSSVFGEMVMCSATSDIVLKKMCYLYVGNYAKVNPDLALLTINFLQRDCKDEDPMIRGLALRSLCSLRVTNLVEYLVGPLGAGLKDNNSYVRMIAVMGVLKLYHISASTCVDADFPTTLKHLLLNDRETQVVANCLSALQEIWSLGGSASEEVSREREILLSKPVIYYLLNRIREFSEWAQCLVLELVAKYVPADPNEIFDVMNLLEDRLQHANGAVVLATTKVFLQLTLSMTDVHQQVYERIKAPLLTLVSSGSPEQSYAVLSHLHLLVMRAPFIFSSDYKHFYCQYNEPSYVKRLKLEMLTAVANESNTYEIVTELCEYAANVDIPIARESIRAVGKIALQQYDVNAIVDRLLQFLEMEKDYVTAEALVLVKDLLRKYPQWSQDCIAVVGNISSKNVQEPKAKAALIWMLGEYSQEMHDAPYILEGLIENWEDEHSAEVRLHLLTAVMKCFFKRPPETQKSLGAALAAGLADFHQDVHDRALFYYRLLQYKISVAEQVVNPPKQAVSVFADTQSSEIKDRIFDEFNSLSVVYQKPSYMFTYKEHRGPFEFSDEIGNVSIGTESADTVDPNRVEANDKDLLLSTSEKEETRGLNNSSSAYSAPSYDASSVSVPTSQLSGLVISNPSVSGNAPQSSFAIDDLLGLGLAVAPAPAPSPPPLKLNPKAVLDPTSFQQKWRQLPISLSQEYSMNPQGVAALTTPQALLRHMQGQAIHCIASGGQSPNFKFFFFAQKAEDSSTFLVECVVNTSSAKAQIKIKADDQSATRPFSSVFQSALSKFGMP; from the exons ATGGCTCCTCCGGGGCAGTCTCAGCGATCTTCCTCGCCGTCTCAGCCTGCCGG AAAAGGCGAAGTTGCCGATGTGAAAACGCAGCTCCGGAATCTTGCCGGCAGCCGAGCTCCGGGAGTTGATGATTCAAAGCGAGAGCTTTTCAAGAAGGTTATCTCTTACATGACAATTGGCATTGATGTCTCGTCTGTTTTTGGGGAGATGGTGATGTGCTCAGCCACATCGGATAtagttttgaagaaaatgtgTTACCTTTATGTCGGGAATTATGCAAAGGTCAATCCGGACCTTGCACTTTTGACGATAAATTTTCTTCAAAGAGATTGCAAGGATGAGGACCCAATGATCCGAGGGCTTGCATTGAGGAGCTTGTGTTCGCTACGAGTGACAAACCTTGTAGAGTATTTGGTGGGGCCTTTAGGTGCAGGGTTGAAGGACAATAATAGTTATGTGAGGATGATAGCAGTTATGGGGGTTCTGAAGTTGTATCATATATCGGCCTCAACTTGTGTTGATGCAGATTTTCCAACAACGCTTAAGCATTTGTTGCTTAATGACCGAGAAACTCAG GTGGTTGCAAATTGTTTGTCTGCCCTACAAGAGATTTGGAGCTTAGGAGGCAGCGCATCTGAAGAAGTATCCAGGGAGAGAGAAATTTTGCTTAGCAAGCCAGTCATATACTATCTTTTGAACCG GATTAGGGAATTTAGTGAATGGGCCCAATGTCTGGTACTTGAGTTGGTAGCTAAATATGTACCCGCAGATCCCAATGAGATATTTGATGTCATGAATCTGCTCGAGGATAGACTTCAGCATGCAAATGGTGCTGTTGTCTTAGCAACCACTAAAGTATTTCTTCAGTTGACTCTGTCGATGACTGATGTACATCAGCAG GTATATGAACGCATTAAAGCTCCTCTCCTGACCTTAGTGAGTTCAGGAAGTCCAGAGCAATCTTATGCAGTTCTAAGTCATCTGCATCTTTTGGTGATGCGTGCACCTTTCATATTTTCTTCAGACTATAAACACTTTTATTGCCAGTACAATGAGCCATCTTATGTTAAAAGGTTGAAGCTTGAGATGTTGACTGCAGTGGCAAATGAGAGTAACACTTATGAAATTG TGACGGAATTATGTGAATATGCTGCAAATGTTGATATTCCCATTGCAAGAGAGTCAATCCGTGCAGTTGGGAAAATAGCTCTACAACAGTATGATGTGAATGCAATTGTGGATCGACTTCTTCAATTTCTGGAGATGGAAAAGGACTATGTAACTGCTGAGGCTCTG GTTCTTGTAAAAGATCTGCTGAGGAAATATCCACAATGGAGTCAGGATTGTATTGCGGTTGTTGGGAACATTAGCAGCAAAAATGTTCAAGAACCCAAGGCCAAGGCAGCTCTTATATGGATGCTGGGGGAGTATTCTCAGGAAATGCATGATGCACCTTATATTTTAGAGGGTTTGATTGAAAATTGGGAAGATGAGCATTCCGCTGAG GTTCGCTTACATCTACTAACAGCAGTAATGAAGTGTTTTTTTAAGAGGCCACCTGAGACTCAGAAATCCCTGGGAGCTGCACTGGCTGCAGGTCTTGCTGATTTTCATCAG GATGTTCATGATAGAGCCTTATTCTACTACAGGCTTTTGCAATATAAAATAAGTGTAGCAGAACAAGTGGTGAACCCTCCAAAGCAAGCTGTTTCTGTCTTTGCTGATACCCAGAGCAGTGAAATCAAAGATCGGATTTTCGACGAATTTAACAGTTTATCCGTGGTATATCAGAAG CCTTCGTACATGTTTACTTATAAGGAACACAGAGGCCCATTTGAGTTTTCAGATGAAATTGGAAATGTATCTATTGGGACAGAATCTGCGGATACTGTTGATCCAAACAGAGTCGAAGCAAATGATAAGGATCTGCTTTTAAGTACCTCAGAGAAGGAGGAAACAAGAGGTCTCAATAACAGTTCTTCTGCATATAGTGCTCCTTCATATGATGCTTCATCTGTGTCTGTTCCCACTTCTCAACTGTCGGGGTTGGTAATTTCAAACCCTAGTGTGTCGGGAAATGCTCCGCAGTCTAGCTTTGCAATTGATGATCTGCTTGGCTTGGGACTAGCTGTTGCACCTGCGCCTGCACCTTCACCTCCTCCGTTGAAGCTTAATCCGAAAGCTGTTTTGGATCCAACCTCTTTCCAGCAGAAGTGGCGCCAATTGCCAATATCTTTATCACAG GAGTATTCTATGAACCCTCAAGGAGTTGCAGCATTGACAACGCCTCAAGCACTCCTACGGCATATGCAAGGCCAAGCCATCCACTGCATTGCATCCGGCGGCCAATCCCCCAActtcaagtttttcttcttcgCACAGAAGGCAGAAGATTCTTCAACATTTTTGGTAGAGTGTGTAGTCAACACATCATCCGCCAAAGCTCAAATAAAGATTAAAGCCGATGACCAAAGTGCAACTCGGCCCTTTTCATCCGTGTTCCAGTCTGCCCTGTCCAAATTCGGCATGCCATGA